The segment TCGCCGACTTCCAGGCCGGCCTGCCGCAGCGCGCGCGTCAGGACCTTGCGCATCACCGCCGAATCGTCCACCAAGAGCACCGTGATCGGCATCCACCACCTCCGGCAAAGCCCGCGCGCGCGGACGCGAAGCGAGCGCTCCGCGGCGCGCGCCCTGCGCCTTCCTTATCGGTCGCGCCGCCGCGGGCTGAAGTGTAGCAGCAACGACGGGACCGATTCGCCCGTTCGGCCTCGCGCCCGTCCGGCCTCGCGCCCGTTCGGCCTCGCGCGTCCGGCCTCGCGCCCGTCGCGCCGTCGGATCGCGGCGATGCCGGGCGATCACTGCGTCAGGCCGGGCCCGGGGACGCGGCACGACGCGAGCCGCGACGGGAGGGGACGGGCCGCCTCGAGCGCCCGCTTCCCTTCGGCGAGCGCGGCGCCCGCCGCGCGGCACGCCGCGCCTTGGCGGGTCCAAAGGTCGTCGAGCTGCTTGAGCCGTTCCCCGAGGCGCGCCAAGCCGTCGCGCGCCCGCGCGGAGTGGATCCGCAGTTGCGCGTCGCAGAGGAACGCCTGCCGCAGCGCCGGCTCGTACGGCGCGCCGAGTTCGTCGAGGCCGATCCCCTTGGCCATGAAGAGGCCGGAGACCTCGCGCACGAGCGAGAGCGGCGCGTTCGTCTCGTCCGCCAGCCGCGCGATCACCTGCGCCAGCGTCTCCCGCTCCCGATCGGCCACGACCGCTCCTTCCGCGCCCGGCGCCCGCGGCGCGGTTCAGCGCGCGCGGTGCTTCCTCGACGTCTTGGTACCGCGATGGCGGTGGGTGTCAAGCGGCGTCCCCTCCGACGCGGCGGACGGGGCGGCGGCGGCGGACGCGGCCGAGAACGCGGCGCCCGGCTCGAGCTTGGCGAGCACGTTGTCCTTGATCCAGTGCTCGTCGAGCCACTCCACCGGATCGACCGACTTCCCCTGCACGAAGATCTCGAGGTGCAGATGGTCGCCGCCGGCGAGGCCGGTCGAGCCCGAAGCGCCGATCGTCTGGCCGCGCGCGACGGTCTCCCCTTCCTTCACCGCGATCGACGACATGTGGCCGGAGAGACTCATCAGGCCGCAGCCGTGGTCGATCAGCACCGCGTTGCCGTAGATCCCGAACCACCCCGCGTAGACGACCTTGCCGGCGTTCGGCGCCGGGACCTCGGCGTGGGCGAGGCTGGCGAGGTCGAGACCGAGATGGGTCTCGGTGTCCACGGCGCGTCCCTGGTAGACGTAGCTGCGCGTCTCGGCGAAGCCGGCGCGGCGCGCGGAGTTCTTGAGCTGCAGGAACGGCCCCTGCCAGAGCATCGTCGGCGCGGTGCGGCGGGAGAGCTCGACGATCTTGGCGAGGATCTGCTTGCGCAGCTCGCTGTTGATCCAGACGTACTGGTCGATCAGCGCGCCGTCGGTCTTCATCCCCGGCGTGTTGGCGGCGATCGGCGGGACGACCTTCTGGAGGAAGGCGTCGTCGATCTTGATCGTGTCGCGCCGCGCCGGCGACGGCTTGAACTGGGTGAGGAACGACTGCTCGACGCGGTTCCCCGCCTCGTCCTCGGCGAAGACCTTGATCCGCGAGGGATCGGAGAGCTCCCACGGCGAGGCGTAGAGGACGAACCGCCGCTGCGGATCGCCGCCGGGCACGGGG is part of the bacterium genome and harbors:
- a CDS encoding M23 family metallopeptidase; this translates as MANDSFDRPRRISGFVWLLAAVAALAAVYGLFGALRQGAAPTIAIDVDRPAIGRATKIVARFAEARRGLGNVKLELVAGERVVPLGEKQFARRGAYALTRGTPTAEADLEATVGSANVPGLQEGEVTIRATADRMAGLFRSKAPVVVERKMAVHLRPPQLAVLSTQHYLRQGGAGVVLIQTSAPQGRSGVVAGDVESLSFPVPGGDPQRRFVLYASPWELSDPSRIKVFAEDEAGNRVEQSFLTQFKPSPARRDTIKIDDAFLQKVVPPIAANTPGMKTDGALIDQYVWINSELRKQILAKIVELSRRTAPTMLWQGPFLQLKNSARRAGFAETRSYVYQGRAVDTETHLGLDLASLAHAEVPAPNAGKVVYAGWFGIYGNAVLIDHGCGLMSLSGHMSSIAVKEGETVARGQTIGASGSTGLAGGDHLHLEIFVQGKSVDPVEWLDEHWIKDNVLAKLEPGAAFSAASAAAAPSAASEGTPLDTHRHRGTKTSRKHRAR